One genomic region from Myripristis murdjan chromosome 7, fMyrMur1.1, whole genome shotgun sequence encodes:
- the ddx19a gene encoding ATP-dependent RNA helicase DDX19A, giving the protein MATDSWAQAVDVQEATTVPVQFDFSRKNDRMEFSRRVRGEINGNIVPNKTENGGRRDEGDRPDLAEQSLLNKMIRHTLVKNRNLVEVLQRDPTSPLYSVKTFEELRLKPQLLQGVYNMGFNRPSRIQENALPMMLAEPPQNLIAQSQSGTGKTAAFSLAMLSHVNPANKWTQCLCISPTYELAMQIGQVIQQMGKFYPEVKLAYAIRGNKMDRGSKLQEQIVIGTPGTVLDWCTKLKLIDPKKITVFVLDEADVMIATQGHQDQSIRIQRLLPKDCQMLLFSATFEDSVWKFAERIVPDPNIIKLKREEETVDTIKQFYASCNDKEDKFTALCNLYGSLTIAQAMIFCHTRKIASWLTAQLTKEGHLVALLSGEMTVEQRAAVIERFRCGKEKVLVTTNVCSRGIDVEQVSIVVNFDLPVDKDGRADCETYLHRIGRTGRFGKKGFAINMVDSPHSMNIIKQIEDHFNRKILKLNTDDLDEVEKLIN; this is encoded by the exons ATGGCTACAGACTCCTGGGCGCAGGCAGTCGATGTTCAAGAAGCTACCACAGTTCCCGTGCAG TTTGACTTCTCAAGAAAAAACGACCGAATGGAGTTTTCACGTCGCGTGAGGGGAGAAATAAACG GAAACATTGtgccaaacaaaactgaaaatggtGGCAGGAGGGACGAGGGGGACCGACCGGACCTGGCCGAGCAGTCCCTGTTGAATAAAATGATCCGCCACACTTTGGTGAAGAACAGAAACCTGGTGGAGGTTCTCCAAAGAGACCCCACCTCTCCTCTGTACTCCGTGAAGACTTTCGAAGAGCTGAGGCT GAAACCTCAGCTGCTTCAAGGTGTATACAACATGGGCTTCAACAGACCCTCCAGAATTCAGGAGAATGCTTTGCCCATGATGCTGGCAGAGCC ACCTCAGAATCTAATTGCCCAGTCGCAGTCTGGCACAGGTaaaacagctgctttttcaCTGGCCATGCTCAGCCATGTAAACCCAGCCAACAAATGGACTCAG TGCCTTTGCATTTCACCTACATACGAGCTTGCTATGCAGATTGGACAAGTAATTCAGCAAATGGGAAAATTTTATCCTGAAGTGAAATTGGCATATGCCATTCGCGGCAATAAAA TGGATCGAGGCTCCAAGCTGCAGGAGCAGATTGTGATTGGGACACCAGGCACAGTCCTAGACTGGTGCACAAAGCTGAAGCTTATCGACCCAAAGAAgatcactgtgtttgtgttggatgAGGCTGATGTCATGATAGCCACACAGGGTCATCAGGACCAGAGCATTCGCATCCAGAG ACTGCTACCAAAGGACTGCCAGATGCTTCTTTTCTCTGCAACTTTTGAGGACTCTGTGTGGAAGTTTGCAGAGAGGATTGTTCCTGACCCAAATATCATCAAGCTGAAGCGTGAGGAGGAGACAGTGGACACCATCAAGCAGTTCTATGCGTCGTGCAACGACAAGGAGGACAAGTTCACAGCACTCTGTAACCTTTATGGAAGCCTTACCATTGCCCAGGCCATGATCTTCTGCCAT ACCCGCAAAATTGCTTCGTGGCTGACTGCACAGCTGACCAAAGAGGGCCACCTTGTGGCCTTGCTGAGTGGGGAAATGACAGTGGAGCAGCGAGCTGCCGTTATTGAGCGCTTCAGATGTGGCAAGGAGAAGGTGCTCGTGACCACAAATGTGTGCTCCAGAG GTATTGATGTAGAGCAAGTCTCAATTGTAGTCAACTTTGATCTTCCTGTGGACAAAGACGGGAGAGCTGACTGCGAGACATACCTTCACCGGATTGGCCGCACAGGACGTTTTGGCAAAAAAGGTTTTGCCATCAACATGGTGGACAGTCCACACAGCATGAATATTATCAAGCAAATCGAGGATCACTTCA acaggaAAATTCTCAAACTCAACACTGACGACCTTGATGAAGTTGAGAAGCTGATCAACTGA